In the Flavobacterium sp. J372 genome, one interval contains:
- a CDS encoding ATP-dependent endonuclease, with product MTIPIEFYKMTWTTFARDTVSIRTLPVKSVMIDSSGTRFQNGSDVYISKIIKDDLIEKEIVDLSQAYRKMKETFMSDKSVAAINTKITGKADISTKTVHISVDLSAKNSWETSLMTYLEGIPFHQIGKGEQCLIKTNLALAHKKAKESNLILIEEPENHLSHTKLNQFIKSIQQKCEGKQIIVSTHSSFVANKLSLKNLILLHNRKEIRLTALKSDTYDFFEKLPGYETLRMILSKKALLVEGPSDELVFQRAYKDSHANTLPIENEIDIISVGTSFKRFLEIAELVQKPVAVLTDNDKDYATKITKKYKDYAGSMTIKIFADSDNSLNTLEPQIVRANAGNLSNLCDILGISATIYKTEEAISEYMQDNKTECAMKIFNSAKSITYPKYILDAIAWCNEQ from the coding sequence ATGACTATTCCGATTGAATTCTATAAGATGACGTGGACGACTTTTGCGCGGGATACAGTATCGATCAGGACGCTTCCTGTAAAGTCAGTAATGATAGATTCCTCCGGAACAAGATTTCAAAATGGGTCGGATGTTTATATTTCCAAAATTATCAAGGACGACCTGATTGAAAAGGAAATCGTAGACTTATCCCAAGCCTATCGGAAAATGAAGGAGACGTTTATGTCGGACAAATCTGTTGCGGCAATCAATACAAAAATTACCGGCAAAGCCGATATATCGACAAAGACCGTTCATATTTCAGTTGATTTGTCAGCAAAAAATTCATGGGAAACATCGCTAATGACTTATCTCGAAGGCATACCATTCCATCAGATAGGAAAGGGCGAGCAATGCCTGATCAAAACCAACTTGGCTCTTGCCCACAAAAAAGCGAAAGAGTCAAACCTCATTTTAATAGAGGAACCGGAAAACCACCTATCTCATACAAAACTGAATCAGTTCATTAAAAGTATCCAGCAAAAATGTGAGGGCAAGCAGATTATTGTCAGTACGCATAGTAGCTTTGTTGCAAACAAGTTGAGTTTAAAAAATCTGATATTGCTTCATAATAGAAAGGAAATCCGCTTGACGGCGTTGAAGTCTGACACATACGATTTTTTCGAAAAATTGCCTGGCTACGAAACTTTACGCATGATACTCTCAAAGAAAGCGCTATTGGTTGAAGGCCCGTCTGACGAACTTGTATTTCAGCGTGCATACAAAGACAGCCATGCCAATACATTGCCAATAGAAAACGAAATAGACATTATTTCAGTAGGCACTTCTTTTAAAAGATTTCTGGAAATAGCGGAACTGGTTCAAAAGCCTGTCGCGGTTTTGACCGACAATGACAAAGATTACGCAACAAAAATCACGAAAAAGTACAAAGATTATGCGGGATCAATGACCATTAAAATCTTTGCCGATTCTGATAATAGCCTTAACACATTGGAACCGCAAATCGTCAGGGCCAATGCAGGCAATTTGTCAAACCTCTGCGACATATTGGGCATCAGTGCGACTATATATAAGACTGAGGAGGCAATCAGTGAATATATGCAGGACAATAAAACCGAATGCGCGATGAAAATATTCAACTCGGCAAAATCAATCACCTATCCGAAGTACATTTTGGATGCAATAGCCTGGTGTAATGAACAATAA
- a CDS encoding UvrD-helicase domain-containing protein has translation MFTQSVRGLDLVNQRSGAKFDKQGKRVVSNGHPLFWGEHENFIKHYFTGGGRIYSDKLAKFVVNADAALKGEIIDRIRRIYPHIFIDEVQDLAGYDLEIIKLLFKSASTITLVGDPRQVTYLTHHEAKYKKYADGKIKEFLQTECKKLINGNIDETTLAASHRNNQLICDYSSKLYPQYAATSACDCQSCRSGESDHTGIYLINEADARSYLEEFDPVQLRWSITVKADLDFAVANFGTSKGKTFDRVLIYPTSDMKKWIENNSSALKDEARAKLYVGITRARFSVGIVGAFKTAIPGTKTYTSKPKL, from the coding sequence ATGTTCACGCAATCGGTCAGAGGATTAGATCTGGTAAATCAAAGATCTGGAGCAAAATTCGATAAGCAGGGAAAGCGTGTAGTCTCAAACGGACATCCGTTATTCTGGGGTGAGCACGAAAATTTTATAAAGCATTACTTCACGGGTGGCGGGAGAATCTACTCCGATAAACTTGCCAAATTCGTCGTAAACGCTGATGCAGCTTTGAAAGGCGAAATCATAGACCGCATAAGGAGGATTTACCCCCATATTTTTATAGATGAGGTACAAGATCTGGCAGGTTACGATCTGGAAATTATAAAACTTCTTTTTAAATCCGCGAGTACTATCACGCTTGTAGGCGATCCGCGACAGGTAACTTACTTGACACACCACGAAGCAAAATACAAAAAGTATGCTGACGGGAAAATAAAAGAATTTTTGCAGACTGAATGCAAAAAGTTAATTAATGGGAACATTGATGAAACAACACTTGCCGCATCACACCGGAACAACCAGCTTATTTGCGACTACTCATCAAAACTTTATCCACAATACGCTGCAACATCAGCTTGCGACTGTCAGTCCTGCCGCAGCGGTGAGAGTGACCATACTGGCATTTATTTAATAAACGAAGCTGACGCAAGATCATATTTAGAGGAATTTGATCCTGTGCAATTACGGTGGAGTATTACTGTAAAAGCGGATCTGGATTTTGCAGTTGCAAACTTTGGGACTTCAAAAGGCAAGACATTCGATCGTGTTTTAATTTATCCTACCTCTGATATGAAAAAATGGATAGAGAATAACAGTTCTGCCTTAAAAGATGAAGCGAGGGCAAAATTATATGTTGGAATAACGCGAGCCCGTTTCAGCGTTGGAATTGTTGGAGCTTTCAAGACAGCTATTCCTGGTACTAAAACTTACACTTCCAAACCTAAGCTATAA
- a CDS encoding ATP-binding protein, translating into MNFIERINIVNYKCFKGLFPLELSNGINIIVGNNEAGKSTILEAIHLALSGLLCGRYLKNELSQYLFNKDVEIDYLASLKTAAPQKPPEIVIEIFFVVTHSPSSKVMLTFSEKRDAE; encoded by the coding sequence ATGAACTTTATCGAGAGAATTAATATTGTAAATTATAAATGCTTTAAAGGACTTTTTCCGTTGGAATTATCAAACGGTATAAATATCATTGTCGGGAACAATGAAGCCGGAAAATCTACAATTCTTGAAGCTATTCATTTGGCATTATCAGGATTGCTTTGCGGACGTTATCTTAAGAACGAACTTTCACAATACTTATTTAATAAGGACGTCGAAATCGATTACCTTGCCAGTCTTAAAACTGCTGCCCCACAGAAGCCGCCCGAGATCGTGATTGAGATTTTTTTTGTGGTGACCCACTCCCCCTCTTCGAAGGTGATGCTAACATTCAGCGAAAAAAGGGATGCGGAATAA
- a CDS encoding helix-turn-helix domain-containing protein, with protein sequence MDNNVTKDDLRQFGLLLLEQIGQLLAQGERTENAGTDFEWLKGRVVRKLLDISAGSLQNLRISGKIRYKKVLGSYYYNKSDLLKLFGEN encoded by the coding sequence ATGGACAATAATGTAACTAAAGACGACCTGCGCCAATTTGGGCTACTGCTCCTTGAACAGATCGGGCAGCTATTAGCGCAAGGTGAAAGAACAGAAAATGCCGGAACAGACTTTGAATGGTTAAAGGGAAGGGTAGTGCGAAAGCTTTTGGACATTTCTGCCGGCTCCTTGCAAAACTTGCGTATCAGTGGAAAGATTCGCTACAAAAAAGTCTTGGGTTCCTACTACTACAATAAGTCTGACCTTCTGAAACTTTTCGGGGAAAATTAA